AGGTGCGGTTGCCGTGCAGCACGCCCGGTACGCCGCCGTTGAGGCTGGCGGCATGCTTGCCGGTTTCGATGCCGTAGCCGGCCGCTTCAACGCCAATAATCTCGACGCTGGCGTCATCCAGGAACGGGTGGAACAGGCCCATGGCGTTGGAGCCACCGCCGATGCAGGCCACCAGGCTGTCCGGCAAGCGGCCTTCCTGGGCTTGCATCTGGTCGCGGGTTTCCTTGCCGATCACGGCCTGGAAGTCGCGCACCATCGCCGGGTACGGGTGTGGGCCGGCCACGGTGCCGATCAGATAGAAGGTGCTGTCGACGTTGGTCACCCAGTCACGCAGGGCTTCGTTCATCGCGTCCTTGAGGGTGCCGGTGCCGGCGACCACGGGGATCACTTCGGCGCCGAGCAGCTTCATGCGGAACACGTTGGCTTGCTGGCGCTCGATGTCGGTGGTGCCCATGTAGATCACGCAATCGAGGCCAAAGCGCGCGGCCACGGTGGCGGTTGCCACGCCGTGCATGCCGGCGCCGGTCTCGGCGATGATGCGTTTTTTGCCCATGCGCCGTGCCAGCAGGATCTGGCCGATGCAGTTGTTGATCTTGTGCGCGCCGGTGTGGTTCAGCTCTTCGCGCTTGAGGTAGATCTTGGCGCCGCCGCAGAACTCGGTCAGGCGCTCAGCAAAATACAGCGGGCTTGGGCGTCCGACGTAGTCGCGCTGGAAGTAGGCCAGTTCCTCGTTGAACGCCGGATCGATCTTGGCCGCTTCGTATTCGCGGGCCAGGTCGAGGATCAACGGCATCAGGGTTTCGGCGACGTAACGGCCGCCGAACGCGCCAAACAGGCCGTTGGCGTCAGGGCCGTTGCGAAGATCGGTCTGGGACTGAGTCATGGGGCGCTCCGTTAAAAAGGTGAGGAGAGGCAATGACGGCCACTCTACCCCTGACGCGCTACGCTGAAAACCGATAAGATCGCCGTAACCTGTCAGGAAAACTCACAGATGAGCCGAGACCTTCCGCCCCTCAATGCCTTGCGCGCGTTTGAAGCCACTGCCCGGCTCAACAGCGTCAGCCAGGCGGCTGAGCAACTCCATGTGACCCACGGCGCCGTCAGCCGACAGTTGAAGGTGCTTGAAGAGCATTTAGGTGTCAGCTTGTTCGCCAAGGACGGTCGCGGCCTTAAACTCACAGATTCCGGCGTTCGGCTGCGGGATGCCAGCGCTGAAGCCTTCGAGCGTTTAAGGGACGTTTGCGCCGAACTGACCCAGGCCAGCGCCGACGCACCTTTTGTACTCGGGTGTTCGGGCAGTTTGCTGGCGCGCTGGTTGATCCCGCGCCTGGGTCGCCTGAACGCCGACTTGCCGGATTTGCGCCTGCACCTGTCGGCGGGTGACGGTGACCTCGACCCGCGGCGCCCCGGCCTCGATGCCCTGCTGGTGTTCGCCGAACCGCCGTGGCCCGCAGATATGCAGGTGTACGAGTTGGCCAGCGAACGCATCGGCCCGGTGATGAGCCCGCGCTTCGCCGGGTACGAGCGCCTGCGTCAGGCACCGCCGCAAGCCCTGTGCGACGAAGCCCTGTTGCACACCACTTCCCGCCCGCAAGCCTGGCCCAGTTGGGCGCAGCAACACGGCATCGCGCCCGACGCGTTGAAACACGGCCAGGGGTTTGAGCATTTGTATTATTTGCTGGAGGCTGCGGTGGCAGGTTTGGGGGTGGCAATTGCGCCAGAACCGCTGGTGGCAGAGGACCTGCGAGCGGGTCGCCTGGTGGCGCCGTGGGGTTTTTGCGAAACCCCGGCGCACCTGGCGTTGTGGCTACCCAAGCGCGCCGCAGATGGGCGCGCGGGTCAGTTGGCGCAGTGGCTCAAGGCTGAGTTGCTGCGCCAGCCGTTGTAGCCGGTCAATCAGTCGCCGCGTTTGCACAGCAGGTAAGCCGCCAGCAGACCCAGCGCGCCAACGGCAACGCCGGCGGTAGTCCATGGGTGCTCTTGTGCGTAGTCACGGGTTGCAACACCGGTTTCGCGGATTTTGACTTTGCTTTCTTCGTAGGCATCGCTGATCAGGTGACGGGAATGCTTGAGTGCATTCTCGGCATTGCTTTTCAGGGCCTTCAGCGTTTTGCGCGACTCATCGGACGCATCATCCTTGAGGCTCTCAAGGGACTTGAGCAGGCTCGAAATCTCGGCTTCCATGCTTTCCAGCGACGCTTTGCGTAAAGAAGTGTTGGCCATGTGGACTCTCCTGAAGTGATTGAGTGGCATGTGTAGATACCGACTACGGCGTTTTCAGAAAGTGCAGTAAATCTGAACTTTCAGGTAGGAACAGTCGCCAGAAGCAGTACGAACATTGACTGCTACGCTGACTATAGACCTCAGGAGAAAACGCTATGTCTGATCATCACACGTACAAGAAAGTCGAACTGGTCGGTTCTTCGACCACCAGCATCGAAGACGCCATCAACAACGCAATCGCCGAGGCGCACAAGAGCATCAAGCACTTGGAGTGGTTTGAAGTGACCGAAACCCGTGGTCACATCAAGGACGGCAAGGCCGCGCACTTCCAGGTCACGCTGAAGGTGGGGTTCCGAATTGCCAGTAGTTGATCCGGTGAGTTGAACTTTGCTGACTGGCCGATTGCCATAACCTGCGCTACAAACAATGGGTGCCGATGCGATAAGCGTCGGCACGCTCTTTTCGATCAGCGCAAGGAAAGTATCGGATGAAGAAGTTCCTGTTAGCGGTAGGTTTGTTGAGCATTGCGGGCACAGCCCTGGCGGCGGGCAAGCCTTGTGAAGAGCTTAAAAGTGAAATTGCAGCGAAAATCGACGCCAAGGGCGCTTCGGGTTATTCGCTGGAAGTGGTAGATAAAGGCGCAGCACCCAGCGACCACACAGTCGTCGGCAGCTGCGAAGGCGGCACCAAGGAAATCGCCTACAAGCGCGGTTAATCCCGTGTTGCAGACATAAAAAACCGACGCGAGTGCGTCGGTTTTTTTTTGCCTTTGGGTTATCAGCCCTTCATCACCTGCGCCAGCAGCTCGTAGGAATGAATCCGGTCGGCGTGCTCGTACAGGTCGCTGGTGAAGATCAGCTCATCGGCGCCGGTCTGTTCGATCAGCACCTCCAGTTTGGCGCGGATCTTCGCCGGGCTGCCGACCATGGCCAGGCCGAGGAAGCTGCCGACGGCGTCTTTTTCATGGGGCAGCCACAGGCCGTCCATGGTTTTTACCGGCGGGCGCTGTACCAGGCTCTGCCCGCGCATCAGCGCGAGGATGCGCTGGTACACCGAAGTGGCCAAGTAATCGGCTTGCTCGTCGGTGTCGGCGGCCACCAGCGGAATGCCGAGCATCACGTAGGGCTTGTCCAACACTGCTGAAGGCTTGAAGTGATTGCGATACACGCGAATCGCCTCATGCATCAAACGCGGTGCGAAATGTGAGGCGAAGGCGTAGGGCAAACCGCGCTCACCGGCCAGCTGTGCGCTGAACAGGCTAGAACCGAGCAGCCACACCGGCACATTGGTGCCGGTGCCCGGAACGGCGATGATCCGTTGGTCGGGCGTGCGTGGGCCCAGGTAGGCCACCAGTTCGGCGACGTCATCCGGGAAGTCGTCCGCGCTGCCTGAGCGCTCACGGCGCAGGGCGCGCGCGGTCATCTGGTCGGAACCGGGGGCGCGGCCCAAACCCAGGTCGATACGGCCGGGATACAGGCTTTCCAGTGTGCCGAACTGTTCGGCAATCACCAACGGCGCGTGGTTGGGCAGCATGATGCCGCCGGAGCCGACGCGAATCGTCGAGGTGCCACCGGCCAAATAACCCAGCAATACCGAGGTAGCCGAACTGGCGATGCCGTCCATGTTGTGGTGCTCAGCCACCCAAAAACGGTTGTAGCCGAACTTTTCCACGTGTTGGGCCAAGTCCAGGGAGTTGCGCAACGACTGCGCGATGCTCCCGTTGGCGCGCACGGGCACGAGGTCGAGGGTCGAAAACTTCACGTCGGACAGCGATTTCATAAGCCTGCTTCTCCATTAGGTGCGCAGGCTTATAGACGAACCAAAACCTGCCGCTTCATGTGCATGGTCTATGCAATGAGGGCATATACCCGAGATTCAATAGCGGTCGGGTAAATTTCCTACTGAATTGCTAGGTTTCTCCGACAAGATGAACTTTGCCAGAGCTTCTATCCTCAGAACCCTTACTGAAGCAAAACCACCGTTCGAGGAGACCGCTATGAGTATCGTTAAAAAAGCATCCGCGCATTGGGAAGGTGATCTGAAGACAGGCCTGGGTTCCATTTCCACCGAAACCGGCGTGCTGCGCGAAGCGCCTTACGGCTTCAAGGCCCGTTTCGAAGGCGGCAAGGGCACAAACCCTGAAGAACTGATTGGCGCGGCGCACGCCGGCTGTTTCTCCATGGCGTTTTCCATGATTCTGGGTGATGCCGGCCTCAAGGCTGACAGCATTGATACCCAGGCTGAAGTGACCCTGGACCAGGTAGACGGTGGTTTTGCGATTACCGCTGTGCATTTGGTGCTGAAAGCCAAGATCCCGGGCGCAAGCCAGGCGCAGTTCGATGAGCTGAGCAAAAAGGCCAAGGAAGGCTGCCCAGTCTCCAAGGTGCTGAATGCAAAAATCAGCCTGGATGCCACGCTCGTCAGCTAATGCGGTCTGCGTAACACCGTAGATCCAGTGTGGGAGCGGGTTTGTGTGGGAGTCGGGCTTGCCCGCGATAGGTACACCTCGGTTTTTCAGTTGCATCGAGGTGAGGCCATCGCAGGCAAGCCAGCTCCCACACAAGCCCGCTCCCACATCCAGTTCTGCTTTAAATCAGAACTCGCGTTTCGAAACTGTGGTCGAATAGCCTATGCAGCTTAGGCGCACACCCGTGCGCATGCATTCAGGGAGCTACACACATGAAACGTTTTGCCTTGGCGATCATCTGCGGTGTTTTGGCCACTTCGGCCGTGGCCGCGCCAAAAGATTGTGAAGAGCTCAGGAAAGAAATCGAGGTCAAGATCCAGGCTAACGCCGTGCCGTCCTACACCCTTGAGGTTGTCAGCAAGGAAGAAGCCGACAAGCACGACAGCGCCATGGTCGTCGGCAGCTGTGAGAACGGCACCAAAGCCATCGTCTACCAGAAGAACAACGACTGATCAGATGCAGTTCACGCTGCGTTCCTGGGCCAGCAACTGACGCGCTGAGTTGTACAGCCGAATGTTGGGCGTGAAGGCCAGCGAGCGCCCTTCCAGCACATAGTGCTGGCCTGCCTGGAAGTTGTCGTACTGCAAGGTCATGAAGCAGGTTCGGTCGTGCGTCTGGTCCAGCCCGCCAAAACCTGCACCCGTGTTCACCTCGAAATCAAAGCGCACCATCAATTCGTGGCTGCCCGGTGGCACCTGGAAAAAACGCCCGTCGTTGAGGTTCTTGCCATCGAGGCGCTGAGCCATGACCAACTTGGCGCCCGGCGTGGGGGTGGTGAAATCGACCCAGGCCTGATGCGGGTCGACGGGCGGAATCGGCGTCGAAGCGCAGGCGCTGAGAAACAGGGCGGTGATGGGAAGCAAGAGCTGGCGCATGGCAGGCACTCAACGTAAGTAGGAATTGAGCCTGGCGCCGATGGCAGCAGACTCCTCATGAGTATAAACACGCTTGGGCATGGAAAAATTCCGCGTGGGCAGGATAGTCTGGCGAGCCAATCACCCAGGAGCAGTCGGAGCATGTTGAGGCGTTTTCTTCCAGGGTTAATGGTTGCGCTGCTCAGCGGCTGTTCCAGCGTCAGTTATTACAGCCAGTTGGCCAGCGGCCAGTGGCAATTGCTGCGGGCTCGCGAGCCGGTTGCCGAGGTCATCGCGGACCCTTCTCGCCCACAGGTATTGCGTGATCACCTGGTGCAATCGCAGAAGGCACGCGCCTTTGCCAGTGAACACCTGCACCTGCCCGACAACCAGAGTTACCGGTTGTACGCCGACATTGGCCGGCCTTATGTGGTCTGGAACGTCTTTGCCACGACGGAATTTTCCCTCTCCCCCCAAACCCATTGCTTCCCGATTGCCGGATGCGTCGCCTATCGCGGTTATTACAACCAGGGCGCGGCGCGCGGCGCGGCGGCGTTGTTGCGGCAACAAGGCATGGACGTGTCGATTGGCGGCGTCGAGGCCTACTCCACCCTGGGCTGGTTCAACGACCCGATCATGAGCTCGATGATGAACTGGGGTGATGAGCGCCTGGCCACGCTGATTTTTCATGAGCTGGCGCACCAGCGGTTTTATGTAAAGGATGACACCGAGTTCAACGAGTCATATGCCAACTTCGTCGAGCAGGAAGGCACGCGCCAGTGGCGTGCGGCGCGGGGCTTGGCGCCTTTGAGCAATGCGACGTTGCAGCAGCGTGATCAGTTTATCCGGCTGGTGCTTGATACCCGCAAACGCCTGGAAACGCTCTACGCACAGCCGTTGGCAGCCGATGTGATGCGCCAGGCCAAGGCGGCGCAGTTCGAGCGTTTGCGCAGTGAGTATCGGCAGATGCGCGATAGCCAATGGGGCGGCGACAAGCGTTATGACCTGTGGATCAACCAGCCGCTGAACAACGCGCGGCTGTTGCCATTTGGGCTGTATGACCAATGGGTGCCGGCGTTTGCGGCGTTGTTTGCGCAGGAAGGTGGGGATTGGGTGAAGTTCTATGCGGCGGTGGAGAAGCTGGGTGGGTTGCCGGTGGAGCAGCGTAAGGCGGCGTTGAGGCGGTTGGAGAGTGTAAGCCGTTAGGGCCTTATCGCAGGCAAGCCAGCTCCCACACTTGACCCAGTTTCAACATGAGAATGCGGTCAAATGTGGGAGCTGGCTTGTCGGGTCGCCGCATCGCTGCGATAGCGGCCTCAAGCGCGCTGCAAAAACGCCTGATGCATCTCATCCAGCGTCTCAAAATGCCAGGTCGGCGCCTCGGCATTCAGCTCTTCAAAACTGCCAAACCCATACCCCACCGCCGCCGAGTCCAGCCCATTGCTGCGCGCGCCGATCAGGTCATGCTTGCGATCACCAATCATCAAGGTGGTCGCCGGGTCCAGGCGCTCTTCACTCATCAAGTGCGCAATCAACTCGACTTTGTTGGTGCGCGTGCCGTCCAGTTCGCTGCCGTAGATCACTTTGAAGTGCTTGGCAAAATCGAAATGCCGGGCAATCTCGCGGGCGAACACCCACGGCTTGGACGTGGCCACATACAGTTGGCGGCCCTGGCCGTTCAGCTCTTCCAGTAGCGGCATCACGCCGTCGAACACGCGGTTTTCATACAGCCCGGTGACCTTGAAACGCTCGCGGTAGAAATTCACCGCTTCCCAGGCCTTGGCCTCATCAAAGCCGTAGAACTGCATGAAGGCTTGCAGCAGCGGCGGGCCGATAAAGTGTTCCAGCTTGGTCAGGTCCGGTTCATCGATGCCGAGCTTGGCGAGGGCGTACTGAATCGAACGGGTAATGCCCTCGCGCGGGTCGGTCAGGGTGCCATCCAGGTCGAACAGGACGGTTTGATAACGCCGGGTCATCGGTCGAATCCTTCCGCCAAGTGCAGGTCTTTGAGCTTCACGTAGTTCGCCGCGCTGTAGGTGAAAAAGGCGCGTTCCTTGTCAGTCAGCGCGCGGACTTGTTTAACCGGGCTGCCCACGTACAAAAAACCGCTCTCGAGTTTCTTGCCCGGTGGCACCAGGCTGCCGGCGCCGATGATCACGTCGTCTTCCACCACCGCGCCGTCCATCACGATGCTGCCCATGCCGATCAGGATGCGGTTGCCGACGCTGCAGCCGTGCAGCATGACTTTGTGGGCGATGGTCACGTCATCGCCGATCAGCAGTGGGAAGCCGTCAGGATTGAACGGCCCGGCGTGGGTAATGTGCAGCACGCAGCCGTCCTGCACGCTGGTGCGCGCACCGATGCGGATGCGGTGCATGTCGCCGCGAATCACGGTCAGCGGCCATACCGAGCTGTCGGCGCCGATTTCGACATCGCCGATCACCACCGCCGAAATATCGACAAAAGCCCCGGCGCCCAGGGTTGGCGTGTGGTTCTGATAGGTGCGAAGGGTCACGATAGCCTCTCTCTTGTGTGCTGATAGCTGCGGTGGGTGTTGATTGTAATTAAGATGGCCCCATCTTTGTTCTTACATGTTTCTTCAGCCAAGGTGCCAACCGTGAGCGCGAACAACCCTCTTCTGCAGTCCTACGACCTGCCGCCGTTCTCGGCGATCCGTGCCGAGCACGTACAGCCGGCCATTGAACAGATCCTCGCCGACAATCGCGTCGCCATCGAAGGCATCCTGCAAAGCCAGGGTAAAAATCCGACATGGGCCGGGCTCGTGCTGGCGATGGACGAATTGAATGACCGCCTGGGCGCGGCCTGGAGCCCGGTCAGCCACCTGAATGCCGTGTGCAACAGTGCCGAGTTGCGTGAAGCTTATGAGGCTTGCCTGCCGGCATTGAGCGCCTACTCCACCGAGATGGGCCAGAACCGCGCGCTGTTCCAGGCCTTTGAAGCCCTGGCCAACAGCCCGGAAGCCGCCGGTTTCGACGTGGCGCAAAAAACCATCCTCGAGCACTCGCTGCGCGACTTCCGCTTGTCGGGTATCGATTTGCCGCCTGAGCAGCAAAAGCGTTACGCCGAAGTGCAGAGCAAGCTCTCCGAGCTGGGCAGCAAATTTTCCAACCAACTGTTGGACGCCACCCAAGCCTGGACCAAACACGTCACCGATGAAGCCACCCTCGCCGGCCTGACCGACTCGGCCAAGGCGCAAATGGCCGCCGCCGCCCAGGCCAAAGGCCTCGACGGCTGGCTGATCACCCTGGAATTCCCCAGCTACTACGCGGTGATGACCTACGCCCACGACCGCGCTCTGCGTGAAGAGGTCTACGCGGCCTACTGCACCCGTGCGTCGGACCAAGGCCCGAATGCCGGCAAGAATGATAACGGCCCGGTGATGGAACAGATCCTCGACTTGCGTCAGGAGCTGGCCAAACTGTTGGGCTACGCCTCGTTCTCCGAGCTGAGCCTGGCCACCAAGATGGCTGAGTCCAGCGACCAGGTGCTGAGCTTCCTGCGGGACCTGGCCAAGCGCAGCAAGCCGTTTGCCGCCCAGGACCTGCAACAGCTCAAGGCTTACGCTGCCGAACAAGGCTGCGCCGACCTGCAAAGCTGGGACAGCGGTTTCTACGGCGAAAAACTCCGCGAGCAACGTTACAGCGTGTCTCAGGAAGCCCTGCGCGCCTACTTCCCGATCGACAAAGTACTGGGCGGCCTGTTTGCCATCGTCCAGCGCCTGTACGGCATCGAAATCGCCGAGCAAAAAGGCTTCGACACCTGGCATCCGGACGTTCGCCTGTTTGAAATCAAGGAAAACGGCCAACACGTCGGCCGTTTCTTCTTCGACCTGTACGCCCGCGCCAACAAGCGTGGCGGTGCCTGGATGGACGGCGCACGCGACCGTCGCCGCACCGTCGACGGCGTGCTGCAAAGCCCGGTAGCCAACCTGGTGTGCAACTTCACCCCGGCCGACAGCGGCAAGCCTGCCCTGCTGACCCACGATGAAGTGACCACCCTGTTCCACGAATTCGGCCACGGCCTGCACCACCTGCTGACCCGAGTCGAACACGCCGGCGTCTCCGGTATCAACGGCGTGGCCTGGGATGCGGTGGAATTGCCAAGCCAGTTTATGGAGAACTGGTGCTGGGAGCCGGAAGGCCTGGCGCTGATCTCCGGCCACTATGAAACCGGCGAGCCGCTGCCCCAGGACCTGCTGGAAAAAATGCTCGCGGCGAAAAACTTCCAGTCCGGCCTGATGATGGTGCGCCAGCTGGAATTCTCGCTGTTCGACTTCGAACTGCACGCCACCCATGGCGATGGCCGCAGCGTGGCGCAAGTGCTTGAAGGCGTGCGCGATGAAGTCTCGGTGATGCGCCCGCCTGCGTACAACCGCTTCCCTAACAGCTTCGCGCACATCTTCGCCGGCGGTTACGCGGCGGGTTACTACAGCTACAAGTGGGCGGAAGTGTTGTCGGCGGATGCCTTCTCCAAGTTTGAAGAAGACGGCGTGCTCAATGCCGAAACCGGCCGTGCGTTCCGCGAAGCCATTCTGGCTCGTGGTGGTTCCCAAGCGCCGATGGTGCTGTTCGTCGACTTCCGCGGACGTGCGCCGTCGATTGACGCACTCTTGCGCCACAGCGGCCTGAGTGAGGACGCGGCAGCATGAGTGAAGGGCCTGTGATCACCAAAAAGCAATTTATCGCCGGGGCGGTCTGCCCGGCGTGCAGCGAGCCGGACAAGTTGAAGATGTGGACCGAAGACAACGTGCCGCACCGCGAATGCGTGGCCTGCGGTTATACCGACACGTTGAATGACCAAGGTCTGTCGGTGCCCAAGGAATTGGGCACGCGGGTCAATACATCGGCGTTGAAAGCGCCGGCGGACCCGAAAGTGCAGGCGGTGCAGTTTTTCCCCAACCCCAAGCTGAAAAAAGACTGACGCCCGCCCCCACTTGCTGTGGGGGCGCGACTTCTGTGGGATCTGGCTTGTTGTGGCGAGCGGGCTTGCCCCGCGTGGGGATGCGAAGCGGCCCCAAAACCTGACGACCGAGTTCTATTTGGATGAACTCGGCGCCTGTAATGGGGCTGCTACGCAGCCCAACGCGGGGCAAGCCCGTTCGCCACGGAGGATTGTTGTGTAGATACCTATGCTGCGATAGCCTCAACGCGGCGCAACTGATACACCGCGTTGCCTGCATCGCGGGCAAGCCCGGCTCCCACAGAAAGGCGCGCTACAATTTTTTCTCGTCTTTGCCCGTTGTAGTGATCCAATCTTCCATCGAGCACAGCGCAAACGCGCTGGTGCTGCAATCGCCATTCGCCAAGGCTGTGCGTAA
The sequence above is a segment of the Pseudomonas sp. R76 genome. Coding sequences within it:
- the trpB gene encoding tryptophan synthase subunit beta — its product is MTQSQTDLRNGPDANGLFGAFGGRYVAETLMPLILDLAREYEAAKIDPAFNEELAYFQRDYVGRPSPLYFAERLTEFCGGAKIYLKREELNHTGAHKINNCIGQILLARRMGKKRIIAETGAGMHGVATATVAARFGLDCVIYMGTTDIERQQANVFRMKLLGAEVIPVVAGTGTLKDAMNEALRDWVTNVDSTFYLIGTVAGPHPYPAMVRDFQAVIGKETRDQMQAQEGRLPDSLVACIGGGSNAMGLFHPFLDDASVEIIGVEAAGYGIETGKHAASLNGGVPGVLHGNRTFLLQDDDGQIIDAHSISAGLDYPGIGPEHAWLHDIGRAQYTSVTDDEALIAFHKCCRLEGIIPALETAHALAEVFKRAPNLPKDHLMVVNLSGRGDKDMQTVMHHMEQSKQEKH
- a CDS encoding LysR family transcriptional regulator, yielding MSRDLPPLNALRAFEATARLNSVSQAAEQLHVTHGAVSRQLKVLEEHLGVSLFAKDGRGLKLTDSGVRLRDASAEAFERLRDVCAELTQASADAPFVLGCSGSLLARWLIPRLGRLNADLPDLRLHLSAGDGDLDPRRPGLDALLVFAEPPWPADMQVYELASERIGPVMSPRFAGYERLRQAPPQALCDEALLHTTSRPQAWPSWAQQHGIAPDALKHGQGFEHLYYLLEAAVAGLGVAIAPEPLVAEDLRAGRLVAPWGFCETPAHLALWLPKRAADGRAGQLAQWLKAELLRQPL
- a CDS encoding DUF883 family protein, with translation MANTSLRKASLESMEAEISSLLKSLESLKDDASDESRKTLKALKSNAENALKHSRHLISDAYEESKVKIRETGVATRDYAQEHPWTTAGVAVGALGLLAAYLLCKRGD
- a CDS encoding dodecin → MSDHHTYKKVELVGSSTTSIEDAINNAIAEAHKSIKHLEWFEVTETRGHIKDGKAAHFQVTLKVGFRIASS
- a CDS encoding DUF1161 domain-containing protein; this translates as MKKFLLAVGLLSIAGTALAAGKPCEELKSEIAAKIDAKGASGYSLEVVDKGAAPSDHTVVGSCEGGTKEIAYKRG
- a CDS encoding LLM class flavin-dependent oxidoreductase; its protein translation is MKSLSDVKFSTLDLVPVRANGSIAQSLRNSLDLAQHVEKFGYNRFWVAEHHNMDGIASSATSVLLGYLAGGTSTIRVGSGGIMLPNHAPLVIAEQFGTLESLYPGRIDLGLGRAPGSDQMTARALRRERSGSADDFPDDVAELVAYLGPRTPDQRIIAVPGTGTNVPVWLLGSSLFSAQLAGERGLPYAFASHFAPRLMHEAIRVYRNHFKPSAVLDKPYVMLGIPLVAADTDEQADYLATSVYQRILALMRGQSLVQRPPVKTMDGLWLPHEKDAVGSFLGLAMVGSPAKIRAKLEVLIEQTGADELIFTSDLYEHADRIHSYELLAQVMKG
- a CDS encoding OsmC family protein, which translates into the protein MSIVKKASAHWEGDLKTGLGSISTETGVLREAPYGFKARFEGGKGTNPEELIGAAHAGCFSMAFSMILGDAGLKADSIDTQAEVTLDQVDGGFAITAVHLVLKAKIPGASQAQFDELSKKAKEGCPVSKVLNAKISLDATLVS
- a CDS encoding DUF1161 domain-containing protein, encoding MKRFALAIICGVLATSAVAAPKDCEELRKEIEVKIQANAVPSYTLEVVSKEEADKHDSAMVVGSCENGTKAIVYQKNND
- a CDS encoding PA0061/PA0062 family lipoprotein; protein product: MRQLLLPITALFLSACASTPIPPVDPHQAWVDFTTPTPGAKLVMAQRLDGKNLNDGRFFQVPPGSHELMVRFDFEVNTGAGFGGLDQTHDRTCFMTLQYDNFQAGQHYVLEGRSLAFTPNIRLYNSARQLLAQERSVNCI
- a CDS encoding aminopeptidase; the encoded protein is MLRRFLPGLMVALLSGCSSVSYYSQLASGQWQLLRAREPVAEVIADPSRPQVLRDHLVQSQKARAFASEHLHLPDNQSYRLYADIGRPYVVWNVFATTEFSLSPQTHCFPIAGCVAYRGYYNQGAARGAAALLRQQGMDVSIGGVEAYSTLGWFNDPIMSSMMNWGDERLATLIFHELAHQRFYVKDDTEFNESYANFVEQEGTRQWRAARGLAPLSNATLQQRDQFIRLVLDTRKRLETLYAQPLAADVMRQAKAAQFERLRSEYRQMRDSQWGGDKRYDLWINQPLNNARLLPFGLYDQWVPAFAALFAQEGGDWVKFYAAVEKLGGLPVEQRKAALRRLESVSR
- a CDS encoding HAD family hydrolase; its protein translation is MTRRYQTVLFDLDGTLTDPREGITRSIQYALAKLGIDEPDLTKLEHFIGPPLLQAFMQFYGFDEAKAWEAVNFYRERFKVTGLYENRVFDGVMPLLEELNGQGRQLYVATSKPWVFAREIARHFDFAKHFKVIYGSELDGTRTNKVELIAHLMSEERLDPATTLMIGDRKHDLIGARSNGLDSAAVGYGFGSFEELNAEAPTWHFETLDEMHQAFLQRA
- a CDS encoding gamma carbonic anhydrase family protein — encoded protein: MTLRTYQNHTPTLGAGAFVDISAVVIGDVEIGADSSVWPLTVIRGDMHRIRIGARTSVQDGCVLHITHAGPFNPDGFPLLIGDDVTIAHKVMLHGCSVGNRILIGMGSIVMDGAVVEDDVIIGAGSLVPPGKKLESGFLYVGSPVKQVRALTDKERAFFTYSAANYVKLKDLHLAEGFDR
- the prlC gene encoding oligopeptidase A, with translation MAPSLFLHVSSAKVPTVSANNPLLQSYDLPPFSAIRAEHVQPAIEQILADNRVAIEGILQSQGKNPTWAGLVLAMDELNDRLGAAWSPVSHLNAVCNSAELREAYEACLPALSAYSTEMGQNRALFQAFEALANSPEAAGFDVAQKTILEHSLRDFRLSGIDLPPEQQKRYAEVQSKLSELGSKFSNQLLDATQAWTKHVTDEATLAGLTDSAKAQMAAAAQAKGLDGWLITLEFPSYYAVMTYAHDRALREEVYAAYCTRASDQGPNAGKNDNGPVMEQILDLRQELAKLLGYASFSELSLATKMAESSDQVLSFLRDLAKRSKPFAAQDLQQLKAYAAEQGCADLQSWDSGFYGEKLREQRYSVSQEALRAYFPIDKVLGGLFAIVQRLYGIEIAEQKGFDTWHPDVRLFEIKENGQHVGRFFFDLYARANKRGGAWMDGARDRRRTVDGVLQSPVANLVCNFTPADSGKPALLTHDEVTTLFHEFGHGLHHLLTRVEHAGVSGINGVAWDAVELPSQFMENWCWEPEGLALISGHYETGEPLPQDLLEKMLAAKNFQSGLMMVRQLEFSLFDFELHATHGDGRSVAQVLEGVRDEVSVMRPPAYNRFPNSFAHIFAGGYAAGYYSYKWAEVLSADAFSKFEEDGVLNAETGRAFREAILARGGSQAPMVLFVDFRGRAPSIDALLRHSGLSEDAAA
- a CDS encoding YheV family putative zinc ribbon protein, with the translated sequence MSEGPVITKKQFIAGAVCPACSEPDKLKMWTEDNVPHRECVACGYTDTLNDQGLSVPKELGTRVNTSALKAPADPKVQAVQFFPNPKLKKD